A DNA window from Micromonospora sp. NBC_01739 contains the following coding sequences:
- a CDS encoding RBBP9/YdeN family alpha/beta hydrolase — protein sequence MPLPDHWSRRWVRDRPGFQWAPEPPGPPYVATERVAALHAAISADREPVILVAHSAGCLTVAIWARQHIGPVRAALLVTPPYLDPDWRPGPGESVDVVIDHVPREPLPFPSVLVASRTDPNATFAQFEAYARDWGSELFDAGAVGHLDSKTGFGPWPDGEDLLRSLTSPSSR from the coding sequence GTGCCGTTACCCGACCACTGGTCGCGCAGGTGGGTCAGGGACCGTCCGGGGTTCCAGTGGGCGCCGGAGCCGCCCGGGCCGCCGTACGTCGCCACCGAACGGGTCGCCGCGCTGCACGCTGCCATCAGCGCTGATCGTGAGCCGGTGATCCTGGTGGCACACAGCGCGGGATGTCTGACCGTGGCCATCTGGGCCCGTCAGCACATCGGTCCCGTTCGGGCGGCCCTGCTGGTCACGCCGCCGTACCTGGATCCGGACTGGCGACCCGGCCCGGGCGAGAGCGTCGATGTCGTCATCGACCATGTGCCACGCGAGCCCCTGCCCTTCCCCTCGGTCCTGGTAGCCAGCCGCACCGACCCGAACGCCACCTTCGCGCAGTTCGAGGCGTACGCGCGGGACTGGGGCTCGGAGCTGTTCGACGCCGGCGCGGTCGGGCACCTGGACTCCAAGACCGGGTTCGGTCCCTGGCCCGACGGCGAGGATCTGCTCCGGTCCCTGACCTCACCCTCCTCGCGGTGA
- a CDS encoding ThuA domain-containing protein → MARRRALVVRGGWEGHRPVEATELFIPFLEGNGYTVRVEESTEIYSDAAELADTDLIVQCMTMSQITAEQVAGLSAAVAAGTGFTGWHGGIVDSFRANAEYLHLVGGQFATHPGVRPQDRCGTEQDSFLPHSITITPLGAEHPITAGIEDFDLVTEQYWVLHDDLIEVLATTTHPSREWQPWHRPVTSPAIWTRHWGAGRIVVTTPGHSLDVLEHASVRTVIERGMVWATRTASAS, encoded by the coding sequence GTGGCGCGGCGCAGAGCCCTGGTGGTCCGAGGTGGGTGGGAGGGACACCGGCCGGTCGAGGCTACGGAGCTGTTCATTCCCTTCCTGGAAGGCAATGGATACACGGTCCGGGTAGAGGAGTCGACGGAGATCTATTCTGACGCCGCCGAACTGGCCGACACCGACCTGATAGTGCAGTGCATGACGATGTCGCAGATCACCGCGGAGCAGGTGGCCGGGCTGTCCGCCGCGGTCGCCGCCGGTACGGGTTTCACCGGCTGGCACGGCGGCATCGTCGACTCCTTCCGGGCCAACGCGGAGTACCTGCACCTGGTGGGCGGCCAGTTCGCCACCCACCCCGGGGTCCGGCCGCAGGACCGCTGCGGCACCGAGCAGGACAGTTTCCTCCCCCATTCGATCACCATCACCCCCCTGGGTGCCGAGCATCCGATCACCGCCGGGATCGAGGACTTCGACCTGGTCACCGAGCAGTACTGGGTGCTGCACGACGACCTGATCGAGGTGCTGGCCACCACCACCCACCCCAGTCGGGAATGGCAGCCGTGGCACCGGCCGGTCACCTCGCCGGCGATCTGGACCCGACACTGGGGCGCCGGGCGGATCGTCGTGACCACCCCGGGACACAGCCTCGACGTGCTGGAGCACGCGAGCGTGCGTACCGTCATCGAGAGGGGAATGGTGTGGGCGACCCGCACGGCGTCGGCATCGTAG
- a CDS encoding sugar ABC transporter permease, with the protein MAAPTMTAARTGPDRGTRIGVGIVLLLPALIALAWSYLLPTVQAVSRSTKRDRLIGPVEPVGSANYEGLFAQGFLGDMGSALLLALVPLALALLVAPALALLADRAGRRARLALRALVVLPVAGYAPVALLIGWRLDRMEPGTMLDRPVATLAELTAVTGAGLVVAVATTAFLSTLRGRGQRRDALPAALTVAGLLVLGIIAAALQTYTAPLLTGRIRTPLTYAVTESLQQMNLGGGSAAAVLLLIPLALLGLAATALLLFTRARIEVVDEAVTHREQPHGAVSKSGPITESPGNRQARIGLAVAGALVFVVMLWVAWPWLRRSLRFTNETMPMSSPNLGGMLTATWLPTLLSAVVTVAVAAAAGFAIGGLRPLGRFSELLLLPFAPWLFVGTGPLAIESFLRARDLEQLNTFLGLVPPGWVSIPALFLFTVLFRGLEPRWRAGGGFWSTMLAPAAPMVVLVGLVTWLVAAAQVLWPMLVASNPTSRPAPLEVLLMFASWGMRGDGDGLALGAVLPLPMMLIFLAVFVLLQVKYLDRLAVRVGR; encoded by the coding sequence ATGGCAGCACCCACGATGACGGCGGCCCGTACCGGACCGGACCGGGGTACCCGGATCGGTGTCGGAATCGTCCTGCTGTTGCCCGCGTTGATCGCCCTCGCCTGGTCGTATCTGCTCCCCACCGTGCAGGCGGTGTCGCGCTCGACGAAGCGTGATCGACTGATCGGCCCGGTGGAGCCTGTGGGCTCTGCCAACTACGAGGGCCTCTTCGCCCAGGGATTCCTCGGTGACATGGGCTCGGCCCTGCTCCTGGCGCTGGTGCCACTGGCCTTGGCGCTGCTGGTCGCACCGGCGCTGGCGCTGCTCGCCGATCGCGCCGGGCGCCGGGCCCGGCTGGCGCTGCGGGCCCTGGTCGTGCTCCCGGTCGCCGGGTACGCGCCCGTGGCGCTGCTCATCGGTTGGCGCCTCGACCGGATGGAACCCGGCACCATGCTGGACCGTCCCGTGGCGACCCTCGCGGAGCTCACCGCAGTCACCGGCGCCGGGCTGGTCGTGGCGGTCGCCACCACGGCCTTCCTCAGCACCCTGCGCGGCCGGGGGCAGCGTCGCGACGCCCTGCCGGCGGCGCTGACCGTCGCCGGTCTGCTGGTGCTCGGCATCATCGCGGCCGCCCTCCAGACCTACACCGCGCCGCTGCTGACGGGCAGAATCCGCACCCCCCTGACGTACGCGGTCACCGAATCCCTGCAGCAGATGAACCTCGGTGGCGGCTCGGCCGCAGCGGTGCTGCTGCTGATCCCGCTGGCCCTGCTGGGCCTGGCGGCGACGGCCCTGCTGCTGTTCACCAGGGCTCGCATCGAGGTGGTCGACGAGGCCGTCACCCACCGCGAGCAGCCGCACGGCGCGGTCAGCAAGTCCGGTCCGATCACCGAGTCGCCCGGTAACCGGCAGGCCCGGATCGGGCTGGCGGTCGCGGGGGCGCTCGTGTTCGTCGTCATGCTGTGGGTGGCCTGGCCGTGGCTGCGCCGCAGCCTGCGGTTCACCAACGAGACCATGCCGATGTCCTCCCCCAACCTGGGCGGCATGTTGACGGCGACCTGGCTGCCGACCCTGCTGTCGGCGGTGGTCACGGTCGCGGTCGCGGCGGCGGCCGGCTTCGCCATCGGGGGCCTGCGTCCCCTCGGTCGGTTCAGCGAGTTGCTCCTGCTGCCCTTCGCGCCGTGGCTGTTCGTCGGCACCGGGCCGCTGGCCATCGAGTCCTTCCTGCGGGCCCGCGACCTCGAGCAGCTCAACACCTTCCTCGGGCTGGTGCCGCCGGGTTGGGTCAGCATTCCGGCGTTGTTCCTGTTCACCGTGCTGTTCCGCGGACTGGAACCCCGGTGGCGGGCGGGCGGTGGGTTCTGGTCCACCATGCTCGCCCCGGCGGCGCCGATGGTCGTGCTGGTCGGGCTGGTCACCTGGCTGGTAGCCGCCGCGCAGGTGCTCTGGCCGATGCTCGTGGCGTCGAACCCGACGTCTCGACCGGCGCCGCTGGAGGTCCTCCTGATGTTCGCCAGTTGGGGGATGCGCGGCGACGGCGACGGGCTGGCCCTCGGCGCGGTTCTGCCGCTACCGATGATGCTGATCTTCCTGGCCGTGTTCGTGTTGCTACAGGTGAAGTACCTGGACCGGTTGGCGGTACGAGTCGGTCGGTGA
- a CDS encoding DUF4139 domain-containing protein: protein MNRTVPSRVGEETELALGVDDRLRVQRKLHRRTETKATLGSTRRREVEYLITVANHTPRPATVEVRDQLPVSRDEAVVVRETTLVPPPVERTELGELTWRLSLAPGDSGEISLGFRVELAKGVELTGWRE from the coding sequence CTGAACCGGACCGTACCGTCACGGGTCGGTGAGGAGACCGAGTTGGCCCTCGGGGTGGACGACCGGCTCCGGGTGCAGCGGAAGCTGCACCGGCGTACCGAGACCAAGGCCACCCTGGGGTCGACCCGGCGACGAGAGGTGGAATACCTGATCACGGTCGCCAACCACACCCCCCGCCCGGCCACCGTCGAGGTGCGTGATCAGCTCCCGGTCTCCCGTGACGAGGCCGTGGTGGTGCGGGAGACCACCCTGGTGCCGCCGCCGGTCGAGCGTACGGAGTTGGGGGAGTTGACCTGGCGGTTGTCTCTGGCCCCGGGTGACAGCGGCGAGATCTCGCTGGGCTTCCGGGTGGAACTGGCCAAGGGGGTGGAGCTGACCGGCTGGCGGGAGTAG
- a CDS encoding MOSC domain-containing protein, giving the protein MENSVAVRHRSMDEIMAGLHLVRQSPRDGGTLALAVRRPAVDGREVLSEAELDLDAGLLGDSWSQRPSKRTPDRSPHPDMQLNVINSRFVELIAGADPQAWALAGDQLYVDLDLSVEALPAGTRLAIGDRAVIEVTDQPHNGCAKFAARFGRDAHKVVWTEEGQRLRLRGLNARVVVGATIRVGDAIRQLPPGQPLP; this is encoded by the coding sequence ATGGAGAACTCTGTCGCCGTACGGCATCGCTCGATGGACGAGATCATGGCAGGGCTGCACCTGGTGCGGCAGTCCCCCCGCGACGGCGGCACCCTGGCCCTGGCGGTACGCCGTCCAGCCGTCGATGGCCGGGAGGTGCTGTCGGAGGCCGAACTGGACCTCGACGCCGGGCTGCTCGGCGACAGTTGGAGTCAACGACCCAGCAAGCGTACGCCCGACCGGTCACCGCACCCCGACATGCAGTTGAACGTCATCAACTCCCGTTTCGTGGAGCTGATCGCCGGTGCCGATCCGCAGGCCTGGGCGCTGGCCGGGGATCAGCTCTATGTCGATCTGGACCTGAGCGTGGAGGCCCTGCCGGCCGGTACCCGCCTGGCGATCGGCGACCGGGCGGTCATCGAGGTGACCGACCAGCCGCACAACGGCTGCGCCAAGTTCGCGGCCCGTTTCGGACGGGACGCCCACAAGGTCGTTTGGACGGAGGAGGGTCAGCGACTGCGGTTGCGCGGCCTCAACGCCCGGGTGGTCGTCGGTGCGACCATCCGGGTGGGCGACGCCATCCGGCAGCTACCGCCCGGCCAGCCGCTGCCATGA
- a CDS encoding SAM-dependent methyltransferase — protein MTGPEAAPPGVDMNAPSIARVYDFFLGGKDNFAVDRAVAEHAVRITPDGPQAAQANRAFLRRVVRFLTAEQGVNQFLDLGSGLPTQGNVHQVAMQHDPQARVVYVDNDPIVLAHGRALLAGDGATTVVQADIRSPEAILQHPQVRQVLDFDRPIGLLLFAILHHLSDDEDPKGVAAKLIEALPSGSYVAISHFRDPGERHPEASRKAHEVERVFNESLGTGRWRTDEEILSFVEGLEVLEPGLVPLPEWRPEPDETTADQSDTYHTFIALVARKP, from the coding sequence GTGACCGGTCCAGAAGCGGCTCCGCCGGGGGTCGACATGAACGCTCCGAGCATCGCCCGGGTCTACGACTTCTTCCTCGGCGGCAAGGACAACTTCGCCGTGGACCGCGCGGTCGCCGAACACGCGGTCCGGATAACCCCGGACGGCCCGCAGGCCGCGCAGGCCAACCGCGCCTTCCTGCGGCGGGTGGTGCGCTTCCTCACCGCCGAGCAGGGGGTCAACCAGTTCCTGGATCTCGGCTCGGGCCTGCCCACCCAGGGCAATGTGCACCAGGTGGCGATGCAGCACGACCCCCAGGCACGGGTGGTCTACGTCGACAACGACCCGATCGTGCTGGCCCACGGGCGGGCCCTGCTGGCCGGCGACGGCGCCACCACGGTCGTCCAGGCCGACATCCGCTCACCGGAGGCCATCCTGCAACACCCGCAGGTGCGGCAGGTGCTGGACTTCGACCGCCCGATCGGGTTGCTGCTCTTCGCGATCCTGCATCACCTCAGTGACGACGAGGACCCCAAGGGGGTGGCGGCGAAGCTGATCGAGGCCCTGCCCTCCGGCAGCTACGTGGCGATCTCCCACTTCCGTGATCCCGGTGAGCGGCACCCGGAGGCCTCCCGCAAGGCCCACGAGGTGGAACGGGTCTTCAACGAGTCCCTCGGCACCGGCCGGTGGCGTACCGATGAGGAGATCCTCTCCTTCGTCGAAGGCCTGGAGGTGCTGGAGCCGGGGCTGGTGCCGCTGCCCGAGTGGCGGCCGGAGCCGGACGAGACCACCGCGGACCAGAGCGACACCTACCACACCTTCATCGCGCTGGTCGCCCGCAAGCCGTGA
- a CDS encoding Gfo/Idh/MocA family protein → MGDPHGVGIVGLGFISRAYLETLAEHPAVRIVAVADLDPARAAAAAAAIPGAEAVSVEGLLRHPEVTTVLNLTIPAAHAEISGAAIEAGRNVYGEKPLTATFPQGRSIIDRAAAAGVSVGCAPDTVLGIGTQTARAAIESGLIGRPLAASAVMVTPGHERWHPEPDFYYAPGGGPLLDMGPYYLSALVHLLGPVRAVIGAASRLRDVRIIGSGPRQGQRIPVEVPTHVTGVLEHADGALTTLTTSFDGVGTTAAPIEVHGEAGTLAVPDPNHFDGTVRRRALGDPEWRPLEPRAGYLAAARGVGLIDLVRADDTRPPRASGELALHVLDIMTALLRSAEEGRRIELTTTAERPAPVPLTPAEEWRSALTVRR, encoded by the coding sequence GTGGGCGACCCGCACGGCGTCGGCATCGTAGGTCTGGGGTTCATCTCCCGCGCGTACCTGGAGACCCTCGCCGAACATCCCGCCGTGCGGATCGTCGCGGTGGCCGACCTGGACCCGGCCCGGGCCGCCGCGGCCGCCGCCGCGATCCCCGGTGCCGAGGCGGTGAGTGTCGAGGGGTTGCTGCGCCACCCCGAGGTGACCACCGTGCTCAACCTGACCATCCCGGCGGCGCACGCCGAGATCTCGGGCGCCGCCATCGAGGCCGGCCGGAACGTCTACGGCGAGAAGCCCCTGACGGCCACCTTTCCGCAGGGCCGGTCGATCATCGACCGGGCGGCTGCGGCCGGGGTGAGCGTCGGGTGTGCCCCGGACACCGTGCTGGGCATCGGTACCCAGACCGCCCGCGCGGCCATCGAGAGTGGGCTGATCGGCCGTCCGCTGGCCGCATCGGCCGTCATGGTCACCCCCGGGCATGAGCGCTGGCATCCCGAACCCGACTTCTACTACGCCCCCGGCGGGGGCCCGCTGCTGGACATGGGGCCGTACTACCTCTCGGCGCTGGTCCACCTGCTAGGGCCGGTCCGGGCGGTGATCGGGGCAGCCAGTCGGCTGCGGGATGTCCGGATCATCGGCTCCGGTCCCCGCCAGGGGCAGCGGATCCCGGTCGAGGTGCCGACCCATGTGACCGGGGTGCTGGAACACGCGGACGGTGCCCTGACCACCCTGACGACCAGCTTCGACGGTGTCGGAACGACGGCCGCCCCGATCGAGGTGCACGGGGAGGCCGGCACCCTGGCCGTACCCGATCCGAACCACTTCGACGGCACGGTCCGCCGCCGGGCCCTGGGTGACCCCGAGTGGCGTCCCCTGGAACCGCGGGCCGGCTACCTGGCCGCCGCCCGGGGGGTCGGCCTGATCGACCTGGTCCGGGCCGACGACACCCGTCCGCCCCGGGCGAGCGGTGAACTGGCTTTGCACGTACTCGACATCATGACCGCCCTGCTCCGCTCGGCCGAAGAGGGCCGACGGATCGAGCTGACCACGACGGCCGAACGCCCCGCACCCGTCCCCCTGACCCCGGCCGAGGAGTGGAGGTCCGCCCTGACCGTCCGGCGCTGA
- a CDS encoding cold-shock protein: protein MATGTVKWFNGDKGFGFISQDGGGADVFAHFSAISASGFRSLDENQRVEFEITQGPKGPQAADIRAL, encoded by the coding sequence ATGGCTACTGGTACCGTGAAGTGGTTCAACGGTGACAAGGGTTTCGGTTTCATCAGCCAGGATGGCGGCGGCGCCGACGTTTTCGCCCATTTCTCGGCGATCTCGGCCAGCGGCTTCCGGAGCCTCGATGAGAACCAGCGCGTCGAGTTCGAGATCACCCAGGGCCCGAAGGGCCCGCAGGCGGCGGACATCCGCGCACTCTGA
- a CDS encoding serine hydrolase domain-containing protein, with amino-acid sequence MAAGVMLAATIAVLPASAAAQPDRPDRAELRAALTAVPEAGVPGVLAEVREGRHDWRGAAGQAYLTRPRPMQPQMRHRIGSITKTFVATTVLQLVDEGRLGLDDPIGKWLPDTVPGERGDQVTVRMLLNHTSGIGNYTNAMIDSYASLNRMQVTTYPPADLVAIGLAMPPTGEPGARFSYSNTNYVLAGLLIEAVTGNDAPAEVQRRILRPLKLTGTSFPGTDPTIRGPHSGAYFAPFGVRDLSEFNMSWGWTAGEMISTMADLNTFFRALLDGDLLSPATLKQMLDGVPMLPELPEAGTYGLGIYSLPTPCGEFWGHDGAVFGHLTYSLHSRDGTRQVSSGINISHYQVGLPDPHPFDIAWQTFLLTAICPAGEMNSRSVQPAPQLPGVTRMPGNAAAVTAP; translated from the coding sequence GTGGCCGCCGGCGTGATGCTGGCGGCCACGATCGCTGTTCTACCCGCATCCGCCGCAGCGCAGCCCGACAGACCGGACCGTGCCGAGTTACGCGCCGCGCTCACCGCAGTACCCGAGGCCGGGGTGCCCGGCGTTCTGGCCGAGGTGCGCGAGGGCCGACATGACTGGCGCGGCGCCGCCGGTCAGGCCTATCTGACCAGACCTCGACCGATGCAGCCACAGATGCGCCACCGCATCGGCAGCATCACCAAGACCTTCGTCGCCACCACCGTGCTGCAACTCGTCGACGAGGGACGGTTGGGTCTGGACGACCCGATCGGCAAGTGGCTCCCCGACACCGTGCCGGGGGAGCGCGGCGACCAGGTCACCGTCCGGATGCTGCTGAACCACACCAGCGGCATCGGCAACTACACCAACGCGATGATCGACTCGTACGCCTCGCTCAACCGGATGCAGGTCACCACGTACCCCCCGGCGGACCTGGTCGCCATCGGCCTGGCCATGCCCCCGACCGGCGAGCCCGGCGCGAGGTTCAGCTACTCCAACACCAACTACGTCCTGGCCGGACTGCTGATCGAGGCGGTCACCGGCAACGACGCCCCGGCCGAGGTGCAGCGGCGCATCCTGCGGCCGCTGAAGCTCACCGGAACGAGCTTCCCGGGCACCGATCCGACGATCCGCGGCCCGCACAGCGGCGCCTACTTCGCCCCCTTCGGGGTCCGTGACCTCAGCGAGTTCAACATGAGCTGGGGATGGACGGCCGGCGAGATGATCTCCACCATGGCGGACCTGAACACCTTCTTCCGCGCGCTGCTCGACGGAGACCTACTCAGCCCCGCCACCCTCAAGCAGATGCTCGACGGGGTGCCGATGCTGCCGGAGCTGCCGGAGGCCGGCACCTACGGCCTCGGCATCTACTCGCTGCCCACCCCGTGCGGGGAGTTCTGGGGGCATGACGGTGCGGTGTTCGGTCACCTGACCTACTCACTGCACAGCCGCGACGGCACCCGCCAGGTGTCCTCCGGCATCAACATCAGCCACTACCAGGTAGGCCTGCCCGATCCGCACCCGTTCGACATCGCCTGGCAGACCTTCCTGCTCACCGCGATCTGCCCGGCCGGCGAGATGAACAGCCGCTCGGTGCAGCCCGCGCCGCAGCTGCCCGGCGTGACCCGGATGCCGGGCAACGCGGCGGCGGTGACCGCGCCCTAG
- a CDS encoding transcriptional regulator: protein MAPRETPEDIARTRTVSAGTILGNRADLRGYPYRLLCVVAHHGIGGDQVTQAVAAAEVLEAYGWELVTLSEFTSNRVVYAVLRRR from the coding sequence GTGGCCCCCCGAGAAACCCCCGAGGACATCGCCCGCACCCGCACCGTGTCCGCCGGCACCATCCTCGGCAACCGGGCGGATCTTCGCGGCTACCCCTATCGGCTGCTGTGCGTGGTGGCCCACCACGGCATCGGCGGTGACCAGGTGACCCAGGCCGTCGCGGCGGCGGAGGTGCTGGAGGCGTACGGCTGGGAACTGGTGACCCTCTCTGAGTTCACCAGCAACCGGGTGGTCTACGCCGTGCTGCGCCGACGCTGA
- a CDS encoding DUF2786 domain-containing protein codes for MTSVRERIRAVLAGAIDYEAGLDALAVARSTEVDPELVAAKDEACARLWRGGWQPTELHRVVARRGQPRQADLVTDAVAGYLRQFPANTVDQRWRAQAESLSAQVWWSSDARYLDELAARWRLDRVAVLDLVLGLLVILSTLPPIEVLLPPPGTPAPGDRPGPAGSSRVDARLLDRVRALLAKAESTTFPAEAETYTAKAQELATRHSLDEALLAARSADPAPVVPYARRIGVDHPHEKEKASLLDAVARANRCHTVSSPELAFSTVFGFDTDIEAVDLLYTSLLVQAHRAMARAEPPGGKAGRRRLKAFRQSFLVAFTVRIDERLAEAAQLALAQVTGPGEGTGRADPADLLPVLAARDEQIRDTMRRVFPHTVRARGSRVDSREGWESGRQAADRATLPTDTGRHS; via the coding sequence GTGACATCGGTGCGGGAGCGGATCAGGGCGGTTCTCGCCGGGGCGATCGACTACGAAGCGGGGCTGGACGCCCTGGCCGTGGCCCGGTCGACCGAGGTCGATCCGGAACTGGTGGCCGCGAAGGACGAGGCGTGCGCGCGGCTGTGGCGGGGCGGTTGGCAGCCGACCGAGTTGCACCGGGTCGTCGCCCGACGGGGTCAGCCGCGCCAGGCCGACCTGGTGACCGACGCGGTCGCCGGGTACCTGCGACAGTTTCCCGCTAACACGGTCGACCAGCGGTGGCGGGCACAGGCGGAGAGCCTCAGCGCGCAGGTCTGGTGGTCCAGCGACGCCAGATACCTCGACGAACTCGCGGCCCGCTGGCGGCTGGACCGGGTGGCCGTACTCGATCTGGTGTTGGGTCTGCTCGTCATCCTGTCCACCCTCCCGCCGATCGAGGTGCTCCTCCCCCCGCCCGGGACCCCCGCCCCCGGGGACCGCCCGGGTCCGGCGGGGTCGTCCCGGGTCGACGCCCGGCTGCTGGACCGGGTACGCGCCCTGCTGGCGAAGGCGGAGTCCACGACCTTCCCGGCCGAGGCCGAGACGTACACCGCCAAGGCCCAGGAACTGGCCACCCGGCACAGTCTGGACGAGGCGCTGCTGGCCGCCCGAAGCGCCGACCCGGCGCCGGTGGTGCCGTACGCGCGGCGCATCGGGGTGGACCACCCGCACGAGAAGGAGAAGGCCTCCCTGCTGGACGCGGTCGCCCGGGCCAACCGCTGCCACACGGTCTCCTCACCGGAGTTGGCCTTCAGCACCGTCTTCGGCTTCGACACCGACATCGAGGCGGTCGACCTGCTCTACACCTCCCTGCTCGTGCAGGCCCACCGGGCGATGGCCCGGGCCGAACCGCCCGGCGGCAAGGCGGGGCGGCGCCGCCTGAAGGCGTTCCGACAGTCCTTCCTGGTGGCCTTCACCGTCCGCATCGACGAACGGCTGGCCGAGGCTGCTCAGCTGGCCCTGGCGCAGGTCACCGGTCCGGGCGAGGGCACGGGCAGGGCCGACCCGGCCGATCTGCTGCCGGTGCTGGCCGCCCGGGACGAACAGATCCGCGACACCATGCGGCGGGTCTTCCCGCACACCGTGCGGGCCCGAGGCAGCCGGGTCGACAGCCGCGAAGGCTGGGAGTCCGGCCGGCAGGCCGCCGACCGGGCCACCCTGCCCACGGACACCGGCCGGCACTCCTAG